The nucleotide sequence GGATGCACCCAACACTTTTCTAATCCCAATTTCTTTGGTGCGCTGCTCCACGATGAAGGCTGATAAGCCAAATAAACCCAGACAGCTTATTACAATGGCCAGCCCACTAAAGAAAGTAGCCAAACTTCCAATCTTTTCTTCTGATCGGAATTTGGTTGAATACGCATCATCAACAAACTCATAGTTAAATGGATGCCCCGGTAAAATCTTCTCAAATGCTGCCTGAATCTTCGGGATTGCTTCTACATATCGTACACCCTTTTTCATTCGGATAAATGAATAGCTTTCGGCATCTTCACTAGCAAAAAGCATCAAAGGCATTGGTGGTTCGTATGGAGATCCTTTGATCATATCCTTGACTACTCCGATGATCGTTAGTTCTTTCTGTCGATCACGCATTCCTCTCTGGGAAATCAATCGTTTTCCCACTGGATTTTCCAAGCCCATTTGCTCCACAGCAGACTCACTGATAATGATATTTTGTGTTTCATCTCCATGCTCTCGTGAAAAGTCTCTTCCTGCTAATAACTCCCACTTGGTGGCTGCACCGTATTCCGGGGTAACGAAAATGGTATTGAATGAAAAAGAGTATGCAGCGTCATTTTGCTCCAAGCGAAATCCACCATTGTTTCCAAGCGTATTCATCAATGGATAATTGGCAGATGCCATTTCTTCAACCATTCCTGTCTGTTTCACTGTTTCACGCAACACATCAAATTTTTTGTAGAATTCACTTGAGCGTCCTCTGACTGTAATCAAATCTTCCTGATCGTAACCAACCGGCCGAGACTTAGCATGCTGAATTTGATTATGTACCGTGAAGGTTCCTATCATCAATAAGATAGAAATAGCAAACTGAAAGACGACCAGAATTTGCCTTAGTCGAACACTTGCTTTCCCCTGTCTCAAGGTGCCGCCAAGTGCTTTCAACGGGCTGAATGAAGAAAGGAACAGCGCCGGATAGCTTCCAGCAACAATGGCAGAAAACAGAGTGAAAAAGATCCCTATCAGCCAAAACTCCGGAACGTCCCAAGGTAAGCTTAAGTCTTTGTCGGAAATGCCATTAAACCATGGAAGAATCAACCAGGTAACTAGAATAGATACCACAAAAGATACTGAAGCATAAAGCACAGACTCGGCTAAAAACTGTGATACCAATTGTTTTCTTTGTGATCCTACCGTTTTGCGAATCCCAACCTCTTTGCCTCGACTTTGATAACGTGCCGTGTTTAGATTCATGAAATTGATACAAGCAAGCATGAGCACGAAGATGCCAATGGCTCCATATAATCTAATAAAAACAACTCGATTACTGGTCATCTGGCTTCCATCAACAGAGTTAAAATCAGCTTTAAGTCGCCAATCTTTCATGGGGAGAAGGAGCAAGTCCATTGGCCCATTTTCCTCTGAGATGTTATCTGTCAGTGCGTCCTTAATGATTGCTGAAGCTTCTTCTGCTTCAACTCCATCGTTTAATTGTGCATATATTTTCGTATTGTAGTTGTTCCATGTTGGTGGGCTATCATCATTATAAATCAGCTCCATAGAGAGTATGAAATCCATGTCGGAGAAAGTAGAATTGAGTGGAATATCCTTGTATACACCATTTACAATCAACTGCGTTGATGTATTAATCTGCACAAACTCGCCAATGGGATTTTGATCGATGAAAAGAGTTTTAGCCAGTGACTCAGACAGAAGCACTGCTTCTTTATTTTCTAATGAAGCCTGTCCCGCTATCATTTCAAGAGAAAGCATTTCGGGAGCATCGGTAGAAAAAAAGTATCCTAAACGCTCCAATGACTGTTTTCCGACGGTTACCACCAACTGCTGGTTTCTATAGAAAGTAATAGCTACTTTCTGGAATATAGTTGGATAGGTTTGTTTTAAATGCTCACCCAATTTGCTCACGTGAGAACTGTTGACCTCTATCTCTCCATTTTCCATCTCTTTTCTAAGCACCTGCACGATGCTCTCGTAGTTTTTGTGATGCGTGTTGAATGAGAGTTCGTCATGAATCCACAAGCCGATGAGGGTAGTGACTATCATACCCATGGCAAGTCCACCAATGTTAATAGCTGAAAATACCTTGTTCTTTTTGAGAATGCGATAGCTGATTTTGAAGTTGTGCTTGATCATAGTCGGAATAATTGAGTTTGACTTAAAAAATTTGAAAGCAAAAGGTCGGAGGTAATTGAAGACTTGATACCAATAGTTGAGCTTTGCTCGTCTCAATGATTTTTTTTCTATAGTCCAGTAGAATTTTTCATCAAGATCGCCGAGTACCTCTTCTGCTAATTCCTTTTTTAAGAATAGAAGTAGAAATTTCTCAGCTAGTTTTGGTGGCCTTAAATTGTTCACCCAAAAACAAAGTTGAGTTTACCTTCTGCAAAGGCAGGAAATTGATTCCAAAGTGTCATTTTGAGCTCTCTGGAAATCTCCAGTGCCCGCTGACCTGTGGCCGTAATGGTGTAGATTCTTTTTCTTCGGCCTCCACGCTCAGCTGATGATTCTCCCATTTTCGAGGTAAGAAATCCTTTTTCCTCAATTCGACTCAGCGTAGAATGTACTGCGCCAATAGAAACTGGTCGTTTAGTTTGAGTTTCAAATTCCTCAGCAATCTTGAAGGCATATGCTTGGTCTCCGAGAATGCCAACGAGCAACAGAATCGTTTCTTCAAAGTCTCCTAGTTTACTTTCTTTCATTTTACTTACTACTAAATTGTAGAACAAATATACGGAGCTTATTTTAATTTGTTCTACATTTTAGTAGTAAACAAGAATTTATTCGTTTCTGAGTGATTCAGTAGGGTTTGATCGTATCACCTTAATGGAGTGCAGAGATACAACAAGCATCGAAATGATAATGAGGCTGACGCTCGGTACCACAAATTCCCAAGCACTCAGATCTATTCGATAACTATAATCTGATAGCCATTTCTCCGAAGACAGATAACTGACCGGAACCCCAACCAGTATCGCAATTGCCAGCATAAGAGAGAATTGTTTACTTAGAAGGATCAATATTTCACTAGCTGAAGCACCAAGCACTTTCCTGATTCCAACTTCCTTGGTTCGCCTTTGCACTTCAATGGCTGCAATGCCTAACAGGCCTAGGCATGAAATGATAAGTGCCAATATGGAAAAAGACTTGAATACAAAAAACATATTGTTCTCCTTGGCATAAAGCTGTTGAAGTCTGTCATTGACAAAACTAAACTGAGTAATCGCATTCGGTGATTTTTCCTTCAGACTAGCTTCAATGTATTCCATGGTTTCAATTGGATTTTCGCCGTTGATCTTAAACAACAAGTTGCCTGCCCAAGATGGCTTAAGACACATGGCCAATGGTGCCACATCGCTGTGTAGTGAATAGTGATTCACGTCTTTGAATACTCCAATAATGGGTCCTTTTTCATCTCTATATTGAGCAATCGTTCCTACCATATTGCGATCCCAGTTTTTAGCTATTTGTTCGCTTACCAGAAAAACGACAGACGTATCCACTTTAGCTCTAAAATTCCGGCCTTCGATCAGTTCCATTCCCATTACATCCAAATAAGCCTCATCGGTCCATAGCATATGGGTCGCACCATAGTCAACTTCGGGATCAGCATCCGCAGGTCTAAAATATTCTCTGCTTAATGGTTCGCCCACTACATTGGATGCAAGTGAAACCTCGCTGATGTTTGAATTTTGCTTAAGCGATGCAAAAAAAGATCGATGGTTCTTGCGAATTTCTTTTCCTAAGTTTCCGTAAGTTTTAAGCGTAACTACCTGATCAGTATCAAATCCTAAATCCTTCTTTTTAATGAAATTCATCTGACGATTGACCACCATTGTAGAGATCAGTATGAAAAGCGAGAGAGTAAATTGAAATACAATCAATCCCTTTCTGAACAAGGAAATACTAGCCTTGGGGTTGACATTCTTTACAATTGACTCGGAAAGCTTTTGTCTGGTAACAAGTAGCGCAGGATACATTCCGGAAAGCACGCCAAGTAAAATAGCTAGCGAGGCAATGAGCATAATATTCGTGGAGACAATAAGCTCAACCCATGTAATGGTCAAGTTGGCCAATGCATTGTAGTATGGTAGGAATATCAGGCATAAGATCAATCCGAGCGTAGCGGCAAGCATCGCCGTGACACATGCTTCTAGCAGCAATTGAAAAACTAGTTGCTTCCTTTGTGCCCCTGCAATCTTGCGTAACCCAATTTCTTTCACACGCTTAAAGGCTAATGTTGTGAAAATATTAATGAAATTGACACTGGCTATGATGATGATGAAAATGGCAAGCGTCCCGAAAATGTAGATATATGTGATGCTACTATTTGGTCCCATTTCACCTGTCCTATTTGACTTTAGATGGATATCTGTCAAAGGCATGACTTCAAAGAATTGACCATTCAAAGCCATCTCCTCAGCAGCCTCCTCATTGAAATAGTGCACGGTAAAATCTGACATCCTTTGCCTCAATTTTGTAACACTTTTCTGATCGTCCAGAAGTGCATAGGAATACATCACCATCCACCCACGTGAACCTGTCCAGTCTTCGGGAATCTGCTCATAAAAAGTAGGCATTGAAACCAAGACTTCTGCCTTTAGGTGAGACTTTTCCGGAAGGTCAGCAATCACCCCTGTGACTTCAAATTTTCGTTTCTCTTCATTAATTTCTATAGATTTCCCAATTGGATTTTCGTTTCCAAAAACCTTTGAAGCGATGCTTTTAGTTAGGACGACTGTATAAGGTTTATCTAGAGATCCTTTTTTAGATCCTTGTAAAAAATTCAAGTCAAAAACGTGTATTACAGATTCGTCTGCTTGAAAAATTCCCTCTGAAATGAATTGTTTTTCTTTTGTCCCAATCACAGAGGCGTTTCCTCCATACTTCGCAAAGCGAGCTACATCTTCTATTTCAGGGAAGAAAGACTTGAGTTCCTCAGCAAATGACGGTGGTGATTGAGCCCAATCTTTACTAGAAGACACACGGAAAATTCTATCATGCTTAGCGTACTCTTTTTCAAAACTTAATTCGTGATTGATGTGGATGAAAATGATCAAGCTTATAGATATTCCAATAGCCAAACCCATCATGTTTCCCAAGCTGTAGACTTTATGCTTGCGGATGTTTCTTAGTGAAAGTTTTATTGAATGTTTTATCATGCTTAGTTGATTAAAGCTTATTGATTGATTAGAAAGCCTACTATTGTAGGTACGTATGAAAAGAATAGCATTCCACACGTAGAATAATTTTGCTTTGAAGATCCCTTTCTCTTGTTTCCAGATGGTAAACATTTCTTCTAGATCCCCAATTATTTCCTGCGTATAGTAAGGGTGACTGTACCATTTTACCAGTCGGACGGCCCACTTTGGGGGAGTTCCATTTTTCATGATTGACCTCCTTCCCAAAGTATTTGCGGCATATGCTGCCACATGTTTTCACGCAGCTGACGTGCTTCATTTATAGCTTTCTTTCCTAAGAGTGTGATCTCGAAAAGACGCTTGGTTCTACCTCCTCTACTTTCGGTAGCTCCTCCCATTCTTGACTCTAAGAATCCTTTTTTCTCGAGTCTTATGAGAGTAGAATGAATAGTACTCAGTGTTGACTTTCTTGAAGAAAACTTCTCTACCTCCTCTTTTACTGACACGCCATATGCATCTTCCTGAAGAATACCGACTGCCAGTAGACAGAGTTCTTCAAACTCGCCAAGTGATGTTCCTTTCATAATACTATTCCCGGTTTCATTTATTTGTTCCGCTTTTGCCAAAGTAATATACGATAAATATTAGATTCGGTTTTGCCGATGTAATAAAATCACATAATTGAGTTTCTGTATTTAGCGAATACTAATTGTAGATGACATCTAATTTTTTTTGTCACATTTTGTAGACATGTGCCTCAGAGTGTTACCATTGTCAACAGACTGTGTACCATATGAAATGATAACAATATTTATATAACTTCCTGATAAATAGTCAGTTATATTTATCCCGCTACGTTGGCACATTATTGTAATATCAGTTATAGAAATTATTCGAAACTAAAATTATTACGATTATGAAAAAGTTAATAGCTAAAAGTCTTTTACTAGTGGCAATGTTTGTGTTTGCAGGTACTATATCGATGAAAGCACAAGATTCAAATCAACCAGCAAACACAGAGCTTCAGCAAGATCAACAAGAGCAGATTGCTATAAAGGATGTTCCAAAAGTGGTGCAGGATTCATTCAAGAAAGATTTTGAAGGCATAAAAATTGAAAAAGCATATAAAGTGAGTGCTAAAGAAGGTATTAACTACATGCTGGTGGTTACTTACGAAAACGAGAAGTGGTCATTAAAATATGATGCAAACGGAAAGTATCTGGAAAAGACTAAAATAGGTTCATAAAGTACGAGATTCATTGCACCTTTTTATGAAGCTTAGCAGACATTGCTAAGCTTTTTTTGTTTACTTACTCAAAGTAAATGAGCTTAGCATATGGCTAAAATATTAGTTGTAGATGATGATCCTTCTTTCAATAAAATGCTCATCACATTTCTAATTAGGAATAGCTTTGAAACAACGGCTGCTCATTCGTCGCAATCTGCCCTGAGGGCACTAGATAATAACTCTTTTGATCTTGTTTTAACTGATTACAAGCTGCCTGATTTTAATGGGTTGGAACTCATTGAAAAAATCAAAAAAAAAGAGCCTAATCTTCCTGTAATTCTTATGACCACTTACAGTGACGTGCGAACTGCTGTAAAGTCTATTCAGTTGGGAGCTTATGAGTTTTTGACTAAACCCGTAAATCCTGATGAACTGCTGTTGCTTGTGCAACGAGTGCTCTCAATGGACAAAAAGCAGGAAGTAAGTAAAGAAAATAAAGCTAGCGCCAATGAGTACATCGCCGGAGATAATGAATCAGGTCGGGAGCTGATTCAGCATATTGAGTTAGTAGCACCTACTAAAATGAGCGTGCTGATTTTAGGTGAAAGTGGTACTGGAAAAGAATATGCCGCACGCATGATTCATCAAAAAAGTAAGCGAAAAAGTAACGTCTTCTTCGCTGTGGACTGTGGTGCTCTTTCTAAAGAACTGGCTCCCAGTGAACTTTTTGGACATATAAAAGGAGCTTTTACAGGCGCATCACAAAATAAAAAAGGAGCTTTTGAACTTGCAAATGGTGGTACGCTTTTTTTAGATGAAATAGGAAATCTCAGTTATGAGGTACAGGTACAACTACTTCGTGCATTGCAGGAGCGGAAAATTCGTAAAGTAGGGGATGATACAGACATCTCCGTGGATGTAAGAATACTGGCGGCCACTAACGAAGCTCTGATGGATACCTCTGAGACAACTGATTTTCGCCTCGATTTATACCACCGAATCAATGAATTTACTTTGAAAATTCCACCTCTCAGGAAACGAATAGAGGATTTTGAAAAGTTTGTGGATCATTTCTTACACCTGTCCTCAAACGAATTGAATAAAGATGCGCCGGCAATTTCATCTGACGTAATGCAAATATTTAAAAATTATCACTGGCCGGGAAATCTTCGTGAGCTAAGAAATATTATCAGAAGGTGTGTATTGCTGAGCACTGGAGATAAAATCACCTTATCTCACTTACCAGAAGAGATAAAAAATTCCATTCAAGATGGTAATGAAAAAACAGCAGGGACGAATCGAGAAAATATTAACAAAGAGGATTTAAAAGCTCTTCAGAAAGAGACTGAGAAAGAAGCCATTATCCGAGTACTGAAGGCCGCTAAATACAATAAGAGCAAAGCAGCAGAAACACTAAATATCGATCGAAAGACTTTGTATAGGAAGCTTAAGAAATATGATATTGATCATTGATCTCTTCAAATTTTCTAATTGCTTTTTCTAGCTCTAAGATAGCTTCATTGGCCAGTTCTTTAGCTCGATCAAAATTTGAAATTTCAACGTATAGCTCAATTGATCTTAACAGTTCGCTTATGTGATGCTGCTTCGTATGTTCATAAGTAGGTATCATCCGGTGAGTCAGCTCCGCTAATTCTAGCCATTTTTCCTGATCGAGCAAGTACTTGTATGACTCCAATTGTTTTTGGTTATTGGTTTTTAGCTCTGCTAGTAGTTCTTTCAGCAATGCTGGGTTATCTCCGGCAAATTTTTTAAGATCACTAAGGTCAATGTTAGAAACGTTTTGTTCACCTTTTTCTTTACTACTAACACTCTCTTTTACAGCCTTATCAGGCAATAGATCTGCAAGAACCAGATCTATTTCTTCTTCTTCATAAGGCTTGCTGCAGATAGCTTGTATATCCATAGACAAAACTTCATTCTTTTGTTCTTTTTGGATATGTGCTGTAATCGCCACTATAGGTTTGTCAAATCCATTTTTGCGACATGATTTTACTAAATCTTCACCTCTCATTCCAGGCATCTTCAAGTCGGTAAACAACAAATCAACTTGCTTTTCATTCTTTTGTAAAAAGCCTAACGCATCAAGAGGATTATGAAAAACTTTCACTTGAGCCTTTCTCCGGGTCAAAATCGTTTTGAGCAGTAGAGCATTCCAGTGATCGTCTTCCACCAATACTATGTATGCATTAGGGAGATTTAATTCCCCAATCTCTTCGGATGGTAGAACCTCAGGCAAAGATCGCTCATCTACTTTTACCATAGGGATGACAACTTTAAAACTACTGCCTTTTCCCTTGTTGCTTTCGGCATGAATGCTTCCTTTCATAGCCTTTGTTAGCCTGTAGCAGATCGCCAAACCCAATCCCGTACCTCCGAACCTGTCTGCAGTATCATTTTCCTCCTGACTAAACACATCGAATATGGCAGATAATTTTTCGCTCGCGATACCAATTCCTGTGTCCGAGACAATAACCGAAAAGTAAAATTTCTCCTTATACCAATGTCCATCAAAAGTCACAGTTATATGACCAGAGCTGGTAAATTTTACGGCGTTGCTAAGTAGGTTGCTTATGATTTGTTTGACTCGAAAAGCATCTCCCAGAAGCCATTGTGGCAATTCATTGGATTCTGTTAGCTTTAGTTTAAGACCTTTTTCTTCAGCATTTAGCAAAAACATCTTTTTGATGTCATTTTTTAACTTCTCAGTAGAAAATGGCGTTTTATTGATATGAAGTTTTCCCGATTCGATCTTCGAGTAGTCCAAAATGTCATTTACGAGCTCCATTAGGTAGCCTGAAGAACCGCTTACAGCGTGCATATACTTTTGCTGACTACCAGAAAGACTGGTATTTTCTAAAATCTTGGTAAATCCTAAAATGCTGTTTAAAGGAGTACGAATTTCATGACTCATATTGGAGAGAAAGCTTCCCTTTATGTTGGCAAGTTTCTCCGCTTTTGATTTAGCTATTTCCAGTTGCTTTCTCAAGTAAGATGCCTTCGTGATATCCTTCGTGATAAATATGAATAAGATACTTCCTATTAGCAAACTGACTACACCTATGATCACAATTACCCTGGTCGAATCTGTAGCCAGGATGAATGCACTCTTGCGTCTGGCGTTTGCTGCCTCACGTTCACTTTTATCCAGATTTGTTATAATGGATCTGATCTGTTTCATAAATATCTGATCCTGTTCAATCATTGCCAGTTCCTGTCTTGTCAGGTTTTGGAGAAACTGCACTTCTTTTCCCTCTGTCTCAGTCAGTATCTTTTTGACTTGCTGCAAAACAGAATCTGGAGAATAGGATTTAATAGTTGCCGTATCATGAGAAGTTCTTTCAAACGTATAGTAATCGTATTCTACTTTGGTGACGGTATCTACTATGTATGAATTTCCAAAAAGTCTTTTTACTGAACTCCAAAAACCCTTAGAGGTATCTTCCCTATTGATTATATGCTTTTTTTCGATGGGCTTTAAGCTTCCAGAAATATCTGTTTTAGAATATACTTTCTGCTCCAGCACAGAAGTATCTGTAGTAGAAGCTTCTATTTGCTCCCTTGCAAGTGTGGTAAAAGCGATCGATTGCCTTTGCCTTTTGAGTACGAAGAATTTATTGAGATAATCAATCTTCTTTTGAAGAATTACATCCAGAGAATCTATTCTTTTCAATTGGGCACTATCATTTCGATTCAGAGTCGCTAACTGATCAATGCCCAGACGGGTTTTATCAATTAGCCCCTGATAGTTTCTTGCTGCAGATATATTTCCTGTAATTATATAGTTCTGAATATAGTTTTCAGCAGAAATAAAATCTTGAAAGGTTGAGTTGATCAGTGCTACTTTTTCATTTGGTTGACTTAGCTGGTAAATAGACCCTGAAAGCTGATCAAACTTGTGGGTGGTCCATAAAATAGCTCCTGCAGCGATTACCGCTGCAATAGACAAGATCAGCCATATCTTAATTTTTAAACTTTTTTCAGGACTTGCAGCCATATTATCAAATCCAGCTTACCGCTTATGTTTTTACTAAAACGAAAGGTTTACATAAGATTGTTATGACCCAGTTATCTTGTTCATCAAATTAATACGTTCCTATCATTTTTATTAGTTCCTATTTACCGATGTAATGTATATGCACAAAATAGAGCCACTCCAGTTGTCTTACGCAAGTGCTAACAAGATTAAATTTGATCTATTTCAGAAGTTCCATTTCAATCGAATGAATATGAGCCTTGCCTGAACCTTATAGTCGTCAAAAAACTTGTCGTAATAAATCTGAGAAATCAGATCTAGATCCAGATTTTGCTTCACGGAAAATGTTACGGATGGATTGATAAAAAGCGCATCCCTTTTACTTGGATAGTAAATGGTGGCTACTCCCCCATTTATGAGTGGATGAAAACTGTAGCTTGCTTGCAGAAAAGTAGCATAGCGGAAAGGGGAGAGTTCTTTGGCAGTAATTCGATCGGTAGCAAAAAGGTTGATGTTTTCCTGGAAATCGGGTGTAACTGAAGCAGCAGTATTAACAAGCAACGAACCGTTGATGTAAAACGAACTTTCGAATGAATAATCCAAAGCGACTGTAAAAAGTAATGCTTCATCTCCTTTCCCTGTGTAAGGTGAGAAATAAGTAAACTCTCCTTTAAATCCAGCATCTTTTATGTTTCCCGCCCATCCAAAACCAACTGTATAGTCTTCTCTTGCCTTTCCAGCCAGCAACTGAAAATCGTAGTTCCACTTATTCCAAGCCCATTTGCCTGCTATAACCATATCATCAAATTCACCAGCAGTGTTGCTGGCTAATTCCAAGCTTGATGCTACACCCGTATATTTTTTAATACTTACAGCATCGCTTCCAGGTCGTTCTTCATAATCAAAATCAAAAAAGGAATAAGCGTTGAAAAGATCGTTGGGGTTCCAAACTACATTGATTCCCCAATTAATTCGCTGACGTCCAACTCGAACTTCCCAATCATTCTTATACCACTCAAGGTAAGCGCGATCGACCATTGTATGGCCTAAGATGCTATTCTTACCATTCATGGCAGATAGGTCAAAATGGTCGTTATTAACATCGACTAATTTCCCATAATTCGGAATACTTTTCACTGTCTCACCCCAGAAAAATCGATTTCTCAGTTCAATCTTTACATTGATTTCATCATTGGGAAACCACTTGAAATTAAGGCGATTGTGTATCAGGTTGTCAAAGGTGGTAGAGTCGTTGGAGATATTCACATTTACCAGATCCTTGACATACCCTCTTATCCACCAGTTCTTCTCCTTTTCTTGTTTTTGACTCCAACTTGGAATGTAAATCAAAAAAGCCAGCATTATGATGAGCAGCTTTTTCACACCGCTTCTAGTACTTCTTTCTTTTTGTCTGATGCGATTGCTCCATCGACTAAGGTGATCACTCTTCTCGCCCGGTCTATTACTCGCTGATCATGTGTCGAAAAAACAAAGGTGACACCCTCACCATGATTCAATTTAGCCATGATATCCAATAGCTTACCAGCCGTTTTAGAGTCAAGGTTAGCCGTAGGTTCATCAGCTAAAACGAACTGCGGCTTAGATGCTAGCGCTCGAGCTACTGCAACTCGTTGCTGCTGACCACCCGAAAGCTTGCTTGGTTTCTTATTCATTTGATCGAGCAGACCGACTTCTTCCAAAAGCTGATGAACCCGTTGATTCCTTACCTCATCAGGGACCTTTTGCAATAACATGACAAACTCCACATTTTCTTTGGCTGTCAAAACTGGAATAAGGTTATAAGCCTGGAAAACAAAACCGATATTCCTCAACCTGAAATCGATCAACTCATTTTTGGAGAGTTGAGTGATATCTTGATTATGAAGCCAAATCTTCCCAGCTGTTGGACTGTCGAGTCCTCCAATCAGATTTAGCAAGGTGGTTTTACCAGAACCGGATGGCCCCACAAGAGCGGTGAATTCTCCTTTCTCAATATGTAGATGTACATCATTTACTGCTTTCACAGGTACTACACCTTCATATACTTTGGTGAGATCTTCTGTGTGAATAATGCAGTTTTCGTGATTTTCAAGTTCTTTCTTCATATCATTCAAATTTTTCTAATCGCCGTGACTGGGTTCAGTCGCAATGCTGTAATTGCCGGGTAAATCGATGACAGTATCGCAGTGACAAGTACTAGCCCCATGATCCTGATATAATATTCAAATGCTAATTCGGGGTAAATCATTGATTTGAATCCGTATTGGGCGTAACCCTCCGCGTATATGCTTGATAGGTCTAAGCCATATTTTCCTAAATATTCAATAGTCGCATATGACAGCAATAAGCCAAAAGGAGCAGCTATCATGACCATAAAAATGGTTTCCAATGAAATCATCCCGAACAGACGGATTTGGTTCATTCCTATAGCCATCAACATTCCTATTTCTCGTACGCGCTCCAAGACTGCCATTAGCATGGTATTGATAATACCGAAGGAGAGGGCCACCAAAATGACGATCAGAAATATGATCATGGATTGATCCATGGTTTCAATCATCATACTTAACTCGGGCGATAGTTCTTTCCAGGACTCGATGGTCAAGTCAGAATAAGTTAGTTGCAACTCTTTTTGCAAGTCCTCTAGCTGTTTCGCTTCTTTAAGCAGTATAGCGATCTCATGATAGTCTGATCCATCCCCCAAAAGTTTAGACAGGTCTTTTCCTTGTGTATAGACATTTAGTCCCTCAAGCGCCGAATTATGACTTTTATAGATTCCCTTCACCCGAAAAGCTCCTGCAACTATGTCTTTGTTTGTGTCTTGAAATGTTAAGACAACTTTTGACCTCAACTTTATCTTTAGCTTCTTGGCCAGCTTTTCTCCAATAACTATCTTATTCCTGTCACCAGCATTAAGGTATTCCCCTTCTGTTATAAAGTCCTCCAGTTTGGTCAATTGGTTCTCTTTTTCAGGATCTATTCCTATTAATTTTGCACCTACTGATGCGGTTGGAGAGTTGATCATTCCTAAAACCAAAACCCTACCTGCCCCCGTATGCACGGAAGGATGATCGGCAAGCGACTTCATTGTTTGTGAACTATTTGAGATCGTAAATTTTGGATCATTGTCCTCCTGATAATCTGGATGATGCAGTTGCATGTGGCTAATTTCCGTCTCTATCGCATCCTTCAATCGCTGATCCATCATCCCAAATACGTATGCCATGATGAAG is from Marinobacter alexandrii and encodes:
- a CDS encoding sigma-54 dependent transcriptional regulator, with protein sequence MAKILVVDDDPSFNKMLITFLIRNSFETTAAHSSQSALRALDNNSFDLVLTDYKLPDFNGLELIEKIKKKEPNLPVILMTTYSDVRTAVKSIQLGAYEFLTKPVNPDELLLLVQRVLSMDKKQEVSKENKASANEYIAGDNESGRELIQHIELVAPTKMSVLILGESGTGKEYAARMIHQKSKRKSNVFFAVDCGALSKELAPSELFGHIKGAFTGASQNKKGAFELANGGTLFLDEIGNLSYEVQVQLLRALQERKIRKVGDDTDISVDVRILAATNEALMDTSETTDFRLDLYHRINEFTLKIPPLRKRIEDFEKFVDHFLHLSSNELNKDAPAISSDVMQIFKNYHWPGNLRELRNIIRRCVLLSTGDKITLSHLPEEIKNSIQDGNEKTAGTNRENINKEDLKALQKETEKEAIIRVLKAAKYNKSKAAETLNIDRKTLYRKLKKYDIDH
- a CDS encoding ATP-binding protein, whose product is MAASPEKSLKIKIWLILSIAAVIAAGAILWTTHKFDQLSGSIYQLSQPNEKVALINSTFQDFISAENYIQNYIITGNISAARNYQGLIDKTRLGIDQLATLNRNDSAQLKRIDSLDVILQKKIDYLNKFFVLKRQRQSIAFTTLAREQIEASTTDTSVLEQKVYSKTDISGSLKPIEKKHIINREDTSKGFWSSVKRLFGNSYIVDTVTKVEYDYYTFERTSHDTATIKSYSPDSVLQQVKKILTETEGKEVQFLQNLTRQELAMIEQDQIFMKQIRSIITNLDKSEREAANARRKSAFILATDSTRVIVIIGVVSLLIGSILFIFITKDITKASYLRKQLEIAKSKAEKLANIKGSFLSNMSHEIRTPLNSILGFTKILENTSLSGSQQKYMHAVSGSSGYLMELVNDILDYSKIESGKLHINKTPFSTEKLKNDIKKMFLLNAEEKGLKLKLTESNELPQWLLGDAFRVKQIISNLLSNAVKFTSSGHITVTFDGHWYKEKFYFSVIVSDTGIGIASEKLSAIFDVFSQEENDTADRFGGTGLGLAICYRLTKAMKGSIHAESNKGKGSSFKVVIPMVKVDERSLPEVLPSEEIGELNLPNAYIVLVEDDHWNALLLKTILTRRKAQVKVFHNPLDALGFLQKNEKQVDLLFTDLKMPGMRGEDLVKSCRKNGFDKPIVAITAHIQKEQKNEVLSMDIQAICSKPYEEEEIDLVLADLLPDKAVKESVSSKEKGEQNVSNIDLSDLKKFAGDNPALLKELLAELKTNNQKQLESYKYLLDQEKWLELAELTHRMIPTYEHTKQHHISELLRSIELYVEISNFDRAKELANEAILELEKAIRKFEEINDQYHIS
- a CDS encoding ABC transporter ATP-binding protein, with translation MKKELENHENCIIHTEDLTKVYEGVVPVKAVNDVHLHIEKGEFTALVGPSGSGKTTLLNLIGGLDSPTAGKIWLHNQDITQLSKNELIDFRLRNIGFVFQAYNLIPVLTAKENVEFVMLLQKVPDEVRNQRVHQLLEEVGLLDQMNKKPSKLSGGQQQRVAVARALASKPQFVLADEPTANLDSKTAGKLLDIMAKLNHGEGVTFVFSTHDQRVIDRARRVITLVDGAIASDKKKEVLEAV
- a CDS encoding FtsX-like permease family protein — translated: MLAVLAWKNIWRNKVRSGIVIASVALGLWAGSFIMAYVFGMMDQRLKDAIETEISHMQLHHPDYQEDNDPKFTISNSSQTMKSLADHPSVHTGAGRVLVLGMINSPTASVGAKLIGIDPEKENQLTKLEDFITEGEYLNAGDRNKIVIGEKLAKKLKIKLRSKVVLTFQDTNKDIVAGAFRVKGIYKSHNSALEGLNVYTQGKDLSKLLGDGSDYHEIAILLKEAKQLEDLQKELQLTYSDLTIESWKELSPELSMMIETMDQSMIIFLIVILVALSFGIINTMLMAVLERVREIGMLMAIGMNQIRLFGMISLETIFMVMIAAPFGLLLSYATIEYLGKYGLDLSSIYAEGYAQYGFKSMIYPELAFEYYIRIMGLVLVTAILSSIYPAITALRLNPVTAIRKI